From one Rhodothermales bacterium genomic stretch:
- a CDS encoding DM13 domain-containing protein — MPRTSRLLRRCLAGLIPVGLLAGCIGTDLLDERLEFVDPYIALTPVSEAIVVGDQVRYEAVYFDSTGTMSPAPIGWSVSDPDVASIGADGVATGLGAGQTRIVATAGGVASAEALLTVVGDPNAVAQVLVTPSDTSVTVGGGIRYTAVVLNVLDQPLAGRTVAWRTRDAAIAEIDLGGNARTLGTGETTIVATVDGVESAPARLRVLAPARNGSFQAREGTSYNVGGLAILEPRPEGGLQLRFGDNFASSSGPDLYVYLSTSSAVTATSLQVGRLKATAGTQTYALPPNIRITDYDYVIIHCLPFNVTFGFARLI, encoded by the coding sequence ATGCCCAGAACATCCCGCCTTCTCAGACGCTGCCTCGCCGGGCTGATCCCGGTCGGCCTCCTCGCCGGCTGCATCGGCACGGACCTGCTCGACGAGCGGCTGGAATTCGTCGATCCGTACATCGCGCTTACCCCGGTTTCGGAAGCCATCGTGGTAGGCGACCAAGTCAGGTACGAAGCCGTCTACTTCGACAGCACCGGAACGATGTCGCCGGCGCCCATCGGCTGGTCCGTCTCCGACCCCGACGTGGCGTCCATCGGCGCAGACGGCGTGGCGACAGGCCTCGGCGCTGGCCAGACGCGCATCGTCGCGACCGCCGGCGGCGTAGCGAGCGCCGAGGCGCTGCTCACCGTCGTGGGCGACCCGAACGCCGTGGCGCAGGTGCTCGTGACGCCCTCCGACACGAGCGTGACGGTAGGCGGCGGCATCCGGTACACGGCCGTGGTGCTCAATGTCCTCGACCAGCCGCTCGCCGGCCGCACGGTCGCGTGGCGCACCCGCGACGCCGCCATCGCCGAGATCGACCTCGGCGGCAACGCGCGCACCCTGGGCACGGGAGAGACAACGATTGTGGCCACGGTGGACGGCGTCGAGAGCGCGCCGGCGCGCCTGCGGGTTCTCGCTCCGGCCCGGAACGGCTCGTTCCAGGCGCGGGAAGGCACGAGCTACAACGTGGGCGGCCTCGCCATCCTCGAGCCCAGACCGGAAGGCGGGCTCCAGCTCCGCTTCGGCGACAATTTCGCCAGCAGCAGCGGTCCGGATCTGTATGTCTACCTCTCCACAAGCAGCGCGGTGACGGCGACGAGCCTGCAGGTGGGCCGGCTCAAGGCCACCGCCGGCACCCAGACGTACGCCCTCCCGCCCAACATCCGCATTACCGACTACGATTACGTGATCATCCACTGCCTCCCCTTCAACGTGACCTTCGGCTTCGCGCGCCTGATCTGA
- a CDS encoding GNAT family N-acetyltransferase, translating to MAITHIIDDAEALAEWDRFQMESPRGHYLQLSSWLKSFSRYGFDAHIIAERDAASGRIAGGIGMLRFGRPPFTLMSVPMGPTVDSDREDAVAPLLDEALRYAREEGAFLLQIKYPHADAHADPALLERIERPSGMLPRAGFPFNLVSAPNQLLWIPFDTLPAGDGWQDALFEQFNSGTRRNIRKAEKSGLVLSEARTEAELQAAYALIEQNGVEQGYSTRTWEQFGTTLVEQVNKGEAVVLVATREGEPLGTHYGVVAGRRYSYIMGGTVRTEPDYKVGHFLHWNAIQRAHAMGLRGYDFTSGGSPGVMRFKLGFSPTHVPFVEPDYVVLSPVRFAVFSRVYPFLQRHKSSVARVASRLLGRQTA from the coding sequence ATGGCGATTACGCACATCATCGACGACGCCGAAGCCCTCGCGGAGTGGGATCGATTCCAGATGGAGTCGCCCCGCGGGCATTATCTCCAGCTGTCTTCCTGGCTGAAGAGCTTCAGCCGGTACGGCTTCGACGCGCACATCATCGCCGAGCGGGACGCCGCGAGCGGGCGCATCGCCGGCGGCATCGGCATGCTCCGGTTTGGCCGGCCGCCGTTTACGCTGATGTCGGTGCCGATGGGGCCCACGGTGGATAGCGACCGCGAAGACGCGGTGGCGCCGCTGCTCGACGAGGCGCTGCGGTATGCGCGGGAAGAAGGCGCCTTTTTGCTTCAGATCAAGTACCCGCACGCCGATGCCCATGCGGATCCGGCCCTGCTGGAACGGATCGAGCGGCCCTCCGGCATGCTGCCGCGCGCCGGCTTCCCGTTCAACCTCGTTTCCGCCCCGAACCAGCTCCTCTGGATCCCCTTCGACACCCTCCCGGCCGGCGACGGCTGGCAGGATGCCCTCTTCGAACAGTTCAACAGCGGCACCCGCCGCAACATCCGGAAGGCGGAAAAGAGCGGACTCGTCCTCTCGGAAGCCCGCACCGAGGCGGAGTTGCAGGCAGCCTACGCGCTGATCGAGCAAAACGGCGTCGAACAGGGCTACAGCACGCGGACGTGGGAGCAGTTCGGCACGACGCTCGTCGAGCAGGTGAACAAGGGCGAGGCCGTGGTGCTTGTGGCCACCCGGGAGGGGGAGCCGCTGGGCACGCATTACGGCGTGGTCGCCGGCCGGCGCTACAGCTATATCATGGGTGGCACCGTGCGCACCGAGCCGGATTACAAGGTCGGCCACTTTCTGCACTGGAACGCCATCCAGCGCGCCCACGCGATGGGGTTGCGCGGGTACGACTTCACCTCGGGCGGCAGCCCGGGCGTCATGCGGTTCAAACTGGGTTTTTCCCCGACGCACGTCCCGTTCGTCGAGCCCGACTATGTCGTCCTCTCGCCGGTGCGGTTTGCCGTGTTCTCGCGCGTCTATCCGTTCCTCCAACGTCACAAATCGTCCGTCGCCCGCGTCGCCTCGCGGCTGCTCGGGCGGCAGACCGCCTGA
- a CDS encoding aminotransferase class V-fold PLP-dependent enzyme, with the protein MPHSASQTLEAPRTASSLEAHFEPFRQGIVGYDARFESAYGNQPLVYADWIASGRLYQPIEDRMTALFGPMVGNTHTEASVTGTTMTRAYHEAQRLIKAHVHAGPDDAIIMVGSGMTGAISKFQRILGLRVPDLMQSRIRLAPAERPVVFVTHMEHHSNHTSWLESLADVVVMPAREDGLVNPDSLRHIIRDYADRPLLIGSFTACSNVTGITTPYHELARIMHEHNGYCFVDFAASAPYVDIDMHPADPMEQLDAVFFSPHKFLGGPGTPGVLIFNKRLYHNRVPDQPGGGTVNWTNPWGVHSFIDDIEAREDGGTPAFLQTIRAALAIRLKEAMGTAAMRAREEELLETTFRRLREIPGLHILADAHIHRLGVVSFYVEGIHYNLIVRLLNDRFGIQVRGGCSCAGTYGHYLLHLDEDTSNAILDQILNHHDLSAKPGWVRLSLHPTLTDAQLVYILDAIETIVMRIDEWKGDYTYVCSRNEFLHKDDRYDADEVAGWFSMGTGRSS; encoded by the coding sequence ATGCCGCATTCTGCATCGCAAACCCTGGAAGCGCCCCGAACCGCCTCGTCGCTGGAGGCGCACTTCGAGCCCTTCCGCCAGGGCATCGTCGGCTACGACGCCCGGTTCGAGTCGGCCTACGGCAACCAGCCGCTCGTGTATGCGGACTGGATCGCCAGCGGACGGCTCTACCAGCCCATCGAGGACCGCATGACGGCCCTGTTCGGCCCGATGGTCGGCAATACCCATACGGAAGCGAGCGTCACGGGAACGACGATGACCCGCGCCTACCATGAGGCGCAGCGCCTCATCAAGGCCCATGTCCACGCCGGCCCGGACGATGCGATCATCATGGTGGGGTCGGGCATGACCGGCGCCATCAGCAAGTTCCAGCGCATCCTCGGCCTTCGCGTGCCGGACCTCATGCAGTCGCGCATCCGCCTCGCGCCCGCCGAACGCCCCGTCGTCTTCGTTACGCACATGGAGCATCACTCGAACCACACGTCCTGGCTCGAGTCCCTGGCCGACGTGGTGGTGATGCCGGCCCGGGAGGACGGGCTCGTCAACCCCGACTCGCTGCGCCACATCATCCGCGACTATGCCGATCGTCCGCTCCTGATCGGCTCGTTCACCGCCTGCTCGAACGTCACGGGCATCACGACGCCGTACCACGAACTCGCGCGCATCATGCACGAGCACAACGGGTACTGTTTCGTGGACTTCGCCGCCTCGGCGCCCTATGTCGATATCGACATGCACCCGGCCGACCCGATGGAGCAGCTCGACGCGGTGTTTTTTTCGCCGCACAAATTTCTCGGCGGCCCCGGCACGCCCGGCGTGCTGATCTTCAACAAGCGCCTGTATCACAACCGCGTTCCGGACCAGCCCGGCGGCGGCACGGTCAACTGGACCAACCCCTGGGGCGTCCACAGCTTTATCGACGACATCGAGGCCCGCGAGGACGGCGGCACGCCGGCGTTTCTGCAGACCATACGCGCCGCGCTCGCCATCCGGCTGAAGGAGGCGATGGGCACGGCGGCGATGCGCGCCCGTGAGGAGGAACTGCTGGAAACCACCTTCCGCCGGCTCCGCGAGATTCCCGGCCTGCATATCCTCGCCGATGCGCACATACACCGCCTCGGCGTCGTCTCGTTCTACGTCGAAGGCATCCACTACAACCTCATCGTCCGCCTGCTCAACGACCGGTTCGGGATCCAGGTCCGCGGAGGCTGCTCCTGCGCCGGCACCTACGGCCACTACCTGCTGCACCTCGACGAGGACACGTCCAACGCCATCCTCGACCAGATCCTCAACCACCACGACCTGTCCGCCAAACCCGGCTGGGTGCGCCTCTCGCTGCATCCCACCCTGACCGACGCCCAGCTCGTCTACATCCTCGACGCCATCGAAACGATCGTGATGCGGATCGACGAATGGAAGGGCGACTACACGTACGTCTGCTCCCGGAACGAATTCCTCCACAAGGACGACCGCTACGACGCCGACGAGGTGGCGGGATGGTTTTCGATGGGGACCGGTCGATCGTCGTAA
- a CDS encoding nucleotide sugar dehydrogenase, with protein MGHARDLWEKIETKQARIGVVGLGYVGLPLAVEYAQRGFSTLGIDLNRERVLRLNAGSNYIQDIPDEQIAAIVENGSFIAEDDFSAAASVDVFFICVPTPVTEHKDPDTSYIASASEAIAKHIRPGQLVILKSTTYPDTTEGLVKPILEREAAKQGLQLGRDFFLAFSPERIDPGNTQFTTANTPIVVGGVTQACTEVACFAMKQVVAHVHPVSSPKVAEMEKLLENTFRSVNIALVNELARLCDRMGGISIWEVIEAAATKPFGFMPFFPGPGLGGHCIPIDPYYLSWLARRYDFETSFITLSARINEEMPFYVLDAVIRCLAHQPVRMEDAKVLIMGVAFKKDVDDTRHSPALKVIELLHNKGITNIDYTDPHVETLRVETGKTVLDLKSVPLSESMLQKYHTVVILTQHSAFPYAMIAENARAIVDTRNAMQHIPHNREKVMLLGGGEF; from the coding sequence ATGGGTCACGCCCGAGATCTCTGGGAAAAAATCGAAACCAAGCAGGCGCGTATCGGGGTTGTGGGCCTTGGATACGTCGGCCTGCCGCTGGCGGTCGAATACGCGCAACGCGGGTTTTCGACGCTCGGCATCGATCTGAATCGCGAACGGGTGTTGCGGCTCAACGCCGGCTCGAACTACATCCAGGACATCCCCGACGAGCAGATTGCCGCCATCGTGGAGAACGGCTCCTTCATCGCGGAGGACGACTTCTCGGCCGCCGCCAGCGTCGATGTGTTCTTCATCTGCGTCCCGACGCCGGTCACCGAACACAAGGATCCCGACACGTCGTACATCGCGTCCGCCTCGGAGGCCATCGCGAAGCATATCCGCCCCGGCCAGCTGGTCATCCTGAAGAGCACGACCTATCCGGACACGACGGAAGGGCTCGTCAAGCCGATCCTCGAACGCGAGGCTGCCAAACAGGGGCTCCAGCTCGGGCGCGACTTTTTCCTGGCCTTCAGCCCGGAACGCATCGACCCCGGCAATACGCAGTTTACGACGGCCAACACGCCGATCGTAGTGGGCGGCGTGACCCAGGCCTGCACCGAAGTGGCCTGTTTCGCGATGAAGCAGGTGGTGGCGCATGTGCACCCGGTATCGAGCCCGAAAGTGGCCGAGATGGAAAAGCTGCTCGAAAACACGTTCCGCTCGGTCAATATCGCCCTCGTCAACGAACTCGCGCGTCTGTGCGACCGGATGGGCGGCATCTCGATCTGGGAAGTCATCGAGGCCGCGGCGACGAAGCCGTTCGGCTTCATGCCCTTTTTCCCGGGCCCGGGTCTCGGCGGCCACTGCATCCCCATTGACCCGTACTACCTCTCGTGGCTGGCCCGCCGGTACGACTTCGAGACGAGCTTCATCACGCTCTCGGCGCGCATCAACGAGGAGATGCCGTTCTACGTGCTCGACGCCGTGATCCGTTGCCTGGCGCACCAGCCTGTGCGCATGGAAGATGCGAAAGTGCTCATCATGGGCGTCGCGTTCAAGAAGGACGTGGACGACACCCGGCATTCGCCGGCGCTCAAGGTGATCGAGCTGCTCCACAACAAGGGCATCACGAACATCGACTACACCGACCCGCATGTCGAGACGCTGCGCGTCGAGACGGGCAAGACGGTGCTCGACCTGAAGTCGGTGCCGCTCTCGGAGTCGATGCTGCAGAAGTACCACACGGTGGTGATCCTCACGCAGCACAGCGCTTTCCCGTACGCGATGATCGCCGAAAACGCCCGCGCCATCGTCGATACCCGCAACGCGATGCAGCACATCCCGCATAACCGCGAGAAGGTGATGCTGCTGGGCGGCGGAGAATTCTAG
- a CDS encoding GDP-mannose 4,6-dehydratase: MRCLITGGAGFIGSHLADYLIAQGHYVHIIDNLSTGRLENVDHLLHHERFESTIADILDYEELEKHVARCDQIYHLAAAVGVRLIMEQPVETIVTNVRGTENVLMLASQYRKKVLVASTSEVYGKLMENRGDIEQLSETDDLTIGSTSKRRWAYACSKTIDEFLALAYADEKKLPVVITRFFNTVGPRQTGRYGMVIPNFVQRAVAGEPIQVYGDGEQSRCFTYVGDAVRAIVQLMQTPAAEGEVFNIGGSEEITINALAERVRQLAGSDSPIEHVPYEQTYGPGFEDMRRRTPNIAKLRAAIGYAPSYTTDDILVDVIRHFQQAGKTKPSHAPVAASSKEPAAKQHAGATMTPVEL; encoded by the coding sequence ATGAGATGTCTTATCACCGGAGGCGCCGGGTTTATTGGAAGTCACCTGGCTGACTACCTGATAGCCCAGGGACATTATGTGCATATCATAGACAATCTGTCGACAGGTCGCCTGGAAAACGTGGATCACCTGTTGCATCACGAGCGATTCGAGTCGACGATTGCCGACATCCTGGATTACGAGGAACTCGAGAAGCACGTCGCCCGCTGCGATCAGATTTACCACCTCGCGGCCGCCGTCGGCGTCCGGCTCATCATGGAGCAGCCGGTGGAGACGATCGTCACGAACGTGCGCGGCACCGAGAACGTCCTCATGCTCGCCAGCCAGTATCGCAAGAAGGTGCTGGTCGCGTCGACTTCCGAAGTGTACGGCAAGTTGATGGAGAACCGGGGCGACATCGAGCAGCTCAGCGAAACGGACGACCTGACGATCGGGTCGACGTCCAAGCGCCGCTGGGCCTATGCCTGCTCGAAGACCATCGACGAATTTCTCGCGCTGGCGTATGCCGACGAGAAGAAGCTCCCGGTCGTCATCACCCGTTTCTTCAACACCGTGGGCCCGCGCCAGACTGGCCGCTACGGGATGGTGATTCCCAATTTTGTGCAGCGCGCCGTAGCCGGCGAACCGATCCAGGTATACGGCGACGGCGAGCAGTCGCGTTGCTTCACCTATGTGGGGGATGCCGTCCGCGCCATCGTTCAGCTGATGCAGACGCCGGCGGCGGAAGGCGAGGTGTTCAACATCGGCGGCAGCGAGGAGATCACGATCAATGCGCTGGCCGAGCGCGTCCGGCAGCTCGCCGGCAGCGATTCGCCCATCGAACACGTGCCCTACGAACAGACGTACGGCCCCGGATTCGAGGACATGCGCCGCCGCACGCCGAACATCGCCAAGCTGCGCGCCGCCATCGGCTATGCGCCCTCGTACACGACCGACGATATTCTGGTCGATGTGATCCGCCACTTCCAGCAGGCGGGTAAAACCAAACCGTCCCACGCCCCTGTCGCGGCGTCGTCGAAAGAGCCGGCTGCCAAGCAGCACGCCGGCGCCACGATGACGCCCGTCGAGCTCTAG
- the wecB gene encoding UDP-N-acetylglucosamine 2-epimerase (non-hydrolyzing) encodes MKVFNVVGARPNFMKIGPLHRAFEQNGAFESIIVHTGQHYDERMSDVFFTQLQLPEPDIYLGVGSGSHAAQTARIMIAFEGALIEHRPDLVLVVGDVNSTVACTLVAAKSGVPVAHVEAGLRSGDRTMPEEINRIVTDSISDYLFVTEQSGLDHLRREGIADEKVFMVGNVMIDSLVHFRETAAASPILQDLGLRRRHYALMTMHRPSNVDDEQQLALVVESIELLCAVLPVVMPMHPRTRSRLEAAGLMRRLDALSNLVLTEPLGYLEFLRLMDNASLVVTDSGGVQEETTFLQIPCLTLRENTERPVTIELGTNELLPLDPRVLRRRVDAILTGDVKQGRIPPLWDGNAATRIVDALEQVLRPVAT; translated from the coding sequence ATGAAAGTTTTTAATGTTGTCGGCGCCCGTCCCAATTTCATGAAAATCGGTCCGCTGCACCGCGCATTCGAGCAAAACGGCGCGTTTGAGTCGATCATCGTCCACACCGGGCAGCATTACGACGAGCGGATGAGCGACGTATTCTTCACGCAGCTCCAGCTGCCGGAACCCGATATTTATCTGGGGGTGGGAAGCGGGTCCCACGCGGCGCAGACCGCGCGCATCATGATCGCGTTCGAGGGCGCGCTGATCGAGCACAGGCCCGATCTGGTGCTCGTCGTGGGCGACGTAAATTCGACGGTGGCGTGTACCCTGGTGGCGGCGAAGAGCGGCGTGCCGGTGGCGCACGTGGAAGCCGGCCTGCGGAGCGGCGATCGGACGATGCCCGAAGAGATCAACCGCATCGTGACGGACAGCATCTCCGATTATCTGTTCGTCACGGAGCAGAGCGGGCTGGATCACCTCCGCCGCGAAGGCATTGCCGACGAGAAGGTATTTATGGTCGGGAATGTCATGATCGATTCGCTTGTCCATTTCAGGGAGACCGCCGCCGCGAGTCCGATCCTGCAGGATCTGGGGCTCCGCCGGCGCCATTACGCCCTGATGACGATGCACCGGCCGTCGAATGTCGACGACGAGCAGCAGCTGGCCCTCGTGGTGGAGAGCATCGAGCTGCTGTGCGCCGTGCTGCCGGTCGTGATGCCGATGCATCCGCGGACGCGGAGCCGGCTCGAGGCCGCCGGCCTGATGCGTCGGCTGGACGCGCTGTCCAATCTGGTGCTCACCGAACCCCTGGGTTACCTGGAGTTCTTGCGTCTGATGGACAACGCGTCGCTGGTCGTTACGGACTCGGGCGGAGTGCAGGAGGAGACGACCTTCCTCCAGATTCCGTGTCTTACGCTGCGCGAAAATACCGAGCGCCCGGTGACGATCGAACTGGGCACCAACGAATTGCTTCCGCTGGATCCGCGGGTTCTGCGTCGTCGGGTGGACGCGATCCTGACCGGCGATGTCAAACAGGGGCGCATCCCGCCCCTGTGGGACGGCAACGCGGCGACGCGCATCGTCGATGCGCTGGAGCAGGTGCTTCGGCCCGTCGCCACGTGA
- a CDS encoding glycosyltransferase family 4 protein: MRILFIGNNFPPETAPLAQRLFEHGRQWVDDGLDVTVMTDVPNFPEGVVYEGYRNRYTRETMACIDVVRVPLYVTKNAGTLKRIASFISFMLSVIWYSRKVEERPDVVVASSPQFFSAIAGLFVARFKRAPYVLEIRDLWPESIVAVDAMSRNAVIRFFERIEAYLYRKADHIVVVTNAFKRFIVNKGIDGGKITVLKNGADLEAYGRPLDADELDRIRTEFDLHGKFVASYIGTIGMAHRADLLLEAAQRCTDPDIVFLVMGTGAEREALEARQAELQLPNFRLIAKQPKERVAYFLALTDVSVVHLKATPLFRTVIPSKLFEAMAMKKPILLGVEGESRELVEEADAGIAFTPEDADGLLAGVERLRRDAALYRRLAEHGHAYVHAHHDRRVLARRYAELLADVAGVDIGAPVEVA, translated from the coding sequence ATGAGAATCCTCTTTATCGGAAATAATTTCCCACCGGAAACGGCGCCGCTCGCCCAGCGCCTGTTCGAACATGGCCGTCAGTGGGTCGATGACGGACTGGATGTCACGGTGATGACGGATGTGCCGAATTTCCCCGAAGGGGTCGTGTACGAAGGCTACCGCAACCGCTACACCCGGGAGACGATGGCCTGCATCGACGTGGTGCGCGTGCCGCTTTACGTGACGAAAAACGCCGGCACCCTGAAGCGCATCGCGAGCTTTATCAGCTTCATGCTTTCGGTCATCTGGTACAGCCGCAAGGTGGAGGAGCGGCCCGATGTGGTGGTCGCCAGCTCGCCCCAGTTTTTTTCGGCGATAGCCGGCCTGTTCGTCGCGCGGTTCAAGCGGGCGCCGTACGTGCTGGAGATCCGGGACCTGTGGCCGGAATCGATCGTCGCGGTCGACGCGATGTCCCGCAATGCCGTCATCCGGTTTTTTGAGCGCATCGAGGCGTATCTGTACCGCAAGGCGGATCATATCGTGGTGGTGACGAACGCCTTCAAACGCTTCATCGTGAACAAGGGCATCGACGGCGGCAAGATCACGGTGCTGAAAAACGGCGCCGACCTGGAGGCGTACGGCCGGCCGCTCGACGCGGACGAGCTGGATCGGATACGCACGGAGTTCGATCTGCACGGGAAGTTCGTCGCCTCGTACATCGGCACGATCGGGATGGCGCATCGCGCCGACCTGCTGCTCGAAGCGGCGCAGCGGTGCACGGATCCCGACATCGTCTTCCTGGTGATGGGCACCGGGGCCGAGCGGGAAGCGCTGGAAGCGCGCCAGGCCGAGCTTCAGCTGCCGAATTTTCGTCTGATCGCGAAACAGCCCAAGGAACGCGTCGCCTATTTTCTGGCGTTGACCGACGTCAGCGTGGTGCATCTCAAGGCTACGCCGCTCTTCCGAACCGTGATTCCTTCGAAGCTGTTCGAGGCGATGGCGATGAAAAAGCCGATCCTGCTGGGCGTCGAGGGTGAGTCCCGCGAGCTGGTGGAGGAGGCCGACGCCGGCATCGCGTTCACGCCCGAGGATGCGGACGGATTGCTCGCCGGCGTGGAGCGGCTCCGCCGCGATGCCGCGTTGTACCGCCGCCTCGCCGAACACGGACACGCCTACGTCCATGCGCATCACGACCGTCGCGTGCTGGCCCGGCGCTATGCCGAACTGCTGGCCGATGTCGCCGGCGTGGACATCGGCGCGCCGGTCGAAGTCGCCTGA